The window GGAAATATGTCCTCGCCAACCGTTCATTATGTGTTGGAGCAATTTATGTTAAATGAAGAAAACCCTAATACTTATGGTCTATTACTTGCTCTTGGGCCTGGATTTAGCGGAGAAGCGCTATTACTTCAATGGAGGGATTAACTAATGTTTTTTATACTATTTGTTTCTATTGTTATTTTACAAAGGATTATTGAAGTGATTATTGCAAGAAGAAATGAGAAAAAAATGTTAGCTGCCGGAGCCTATGAAGTTGGCGCTTCACATTACCCAATTATGATTACCCTTCATGTTAGCTTTTTTCTATGCTTAATTGGCGAAGTCCTTCTCCTTAACCGGACAATTTCACCCCTGTTTTTTTTGTTTTTTATTTTATTCTTATTAGTGCAAGGCTTAAGAGTATGGTGTCTAGCATCATTGGGACCATATTGGAATACAAAAATCATCATCCTGCCTGGAGCAAATGTTGTAAGAAAAGGCCCCTATCAATTTATCAGACATCCAAACTATCTTGTTGTATGTATTGAAATTTTACTGCTTCCATTAATGTTTCAGGCGTATATTACGGCAATTTGCTTTACCCTACTAAACTTTGCGATGTTAGCTGTTCGAATTCCAACTGAAGAAAAAGCATTGATCGAAGCGACGAATTATAGCAAAGAGTTTAAAAAGAAAGTCTCCAACGTTGTTACGAATGATCAACAACAATAAAAATCATTATATAAAAGTAATTCGTTTGCTTTTGTAGAGTGATTAAATAATATAATTATTTTATTGATAGAAATTACAAGAATTAAGTCGTATAAT is drawn from Lysinibacillus sp. SGAir0095 and contains these coding sequences:
- a CDS encoding isoprenylcysteine carboxyl methyltransferase family protein, which translates into the protein MFFILFVSIVILQRIIEVIIARRNEKKMLAAGAYEVGASHYPIMITLHVSFFLCLIGEVLLLNRTISPLFFLFFILFLLVQGLRVWCLASLGPYWNTKIIILPGANVVRKGPYQFIRHPNYLVVCIEILLLPLMFQAYITAICFTLLNFAMLAVRIPTEEKALIEATNYSKEFKKKVSNVVTNDQQQ